A window of Deinococcus sp. YIM 134068 genomic DNA:
CAGCGCTCGGCCTCCTGTCGGCGCTGATGCTCGCGGAGTTTTTGCAGCGTTCCGTCCGACAGGGCGACGACACGCTGCGAGGCGTCCGTCTTGGGCGTCTGGAGGGTCGTCCGCTTGGAAGACACTGTCGGCTTGCCGCGGTGGACCTTGCCAGGCTGGCCCTCGGCGCGGACCTCGACCAGGTTATGGCAGACCTGCAACCGCTTCCTTTCCCAGTCGATGTCCGTCCACTGCAGACCGAGAATCTCGCCGCGGCGCATGCCGGTCATCAGGGCGAGGTAGAAGGCCGCGTGCAGGCGGTGGGCCTCGGTGACCTGCAGGAAGTGCACGACCTCCGAAGCCTCCCAGACGTGGAACTTCGGCTTGGAGCGTCTGGGCGGCCGGACAGCCTCGGCCACGTTCCGGGCAACGAGTTGCCACTGCACAGCCTGACGCAGCGCCATTTTCAGCACCCTGAGGCTGTAGGCCAGGACTGCCGGGGACTTCCCGGCTTGGTGCAGTTGCGTGAGCATCTGCTCCACGTCGAGGGGACGCAGTTTTTCCAGCCTCTTCTTGCCCAACAGCGGCTTGAGATGCAGGCGAACGGAATCCCGGTAACTGCGCAGCGTGTTCGGCTTGAGCTGATCACGCTCCTTGTTCTGGAGCCACTGGTCGAGGTAGGCGCTGACCGTCAGCTTTTCACTGGGCGTGACCAGCCCCTGATGCAGTTCGGACTGCAGGCGCCGCAGGCCTTCCTGGACCTCGGCCTGCGTCTTGCCGCTGACCCAGCGCCGGACCTGCCGCCCCTGGGCGTCATGACCGACCGTGACTGAGCCTCGCCAGCCGACCACCTTGCCGTCCCGCGTCCTCTTACTGATGGTTCCCTCTCCGTTGGCCCGTTTCCCCATGTTTGCTCCTCAAGCAAAGAAATGCCCCGAACAAGGGTCACCCTGTGATGGTGCTGTCAGGCCATCCAGACTCTGCCCGCTGGGCGTGATCAGCTCCTGGTGCAGCCCAGACTGCAGCCGGCGGATGACCTACGGAACCTCGGCCTGCGTCCGGCCAATGACCCAGCACCGGGTCTGTCGCCCCTGAGCGTGGTATCTGACCGTAACCGAGCCTTGCCAGCCGACGACGTTGCCACCACGCAACCTGCTGCTGATCGTTCTTTCCATAGGTCCTCCCTTCTCCAAGAAATAAAGAGGTGTCCTCCATTCGGAGGACACGACTTCGACTGCTTTTCCCGGCTGTCGTGCCAAAGGCTGTTTCAGCTTTGCAATTCGCAGGCTGCTGATGAGAACCAGCAGCCCGAAAGTCCTGCACGGATCTTCCGCTGAGGTGTTCGCCCGGAGGCTGTCCTTGTCTTTTTTCGATTCGCAGGTGGCTGACGAATTGCCCCAACCACTTGAAGGTCCTGCGCGAGTCTTTCGTTTGTGCGCTATTGCCGGGAGAGCATAGATTTTCTTTTGATTCGGCAGCCAAGTTGAGACTCTTGGCCGAGTGATATGCTTACTTCTCTGATTCCGTGGCGCTCGCCGACCACTGAGGGGAGTTTAGGCGGCCTGACACACTAGATCAAGACTTTTCTGGAGTCAGCGGGCTTTGGTTAATTTGAGTGGGGTGGTGTCCGGTTTTATCCGATTTCGTCCGGTCAAGTTGGTGCGGGTGGGGTTCTCTGCCCCCTTACACTGGGGGAACTGTGCCCACCGAAGCCGATACCTGCCGCACCTCCGTCCTACCTGCCCTGTATGCGGCGGGCTGGACGGACGAGCAGATCAAGGAGCAGCGCACCTTCACCGACGGGCGCATCCTCGTGCAGGGCCGCAGCGCCAAGCGGGGCCGGCAGAAGCGGGTCGATTACCTGCTGCACACGCGGCGCGACTACCCCATCGCCGTCGTGGAGGCCAAGGCGGAGTACCTCTCCCCGGAGCAGGGCTTGCAGCAGGCCATCGACTACGCCACGGTTCTGGACCTGCCCTTCGCCTACAGCACGAACGGCCGGGGCATCGTCGAGCACGACATGCTGACCGGCGCGGAGCGCGACCTGGAGGCGTTTCCTTCCCCCGCCGAACTGGTGAACCGCTACCGTGCCCACCGCGGCCTGCCCCCGGAGGTCGAGGACCGGCTGCTGATCCCCTACCACCTGGGGGACCGCGTGCCCCGCTACTACCAGGCCATCGCCATTCAGCGGGCGGCCGAGGCCATCTTGCGAGGCCAGAAGCGCCTCCTGCTGACCCTCGCCACCGGCACGGGCAAGACTGAGATCGCCTTTCAGGTGGCCTGGAAGCTGTGGCAGGCCCGCTGGAACCTGAGCGGGATTCTCCGCAAGCCCCGCATCCTGTTTCTCGCCGACCGCAGCATCCTGGTCGACGACCCCAAGGACAAGGCCTTCGCGCCCTTCGGGGATGCCCGGCACAAGATCGGAGGCGGCGTGCTGAACACCAGCCGCGAACTGTACTTCGCCACCTATCAGGCCCTCGCGGAAGACGAGGCACGGCCCGGTCTGTACCGCCAGTACCCGGCAGACTTCTTCGACCTGATCATCGTGGACGAGGCGCACCGCGGCTCGGCGGGCGAGGAGAGCTCCTGGCGCGACATCCTCGAGTACTTCGGCGCGGCCACCCAACTTGGCATGACGGCGACGCCCCTGCGGGAGGACACCCGCGACACCTACGCCTACTACGGTGCCCCCATTTACGAGTACAGCCTCGCGCAGGGCATCCAGGACGGCTTCCTGGCCCCCTACCAGGTGCGGCGCGTCATCACGGACGTGGACGCGGTCGGGTGGCGGCCCACGCCCGGCATGAAAGACCTGTACGGCCGGGAGATCCCGGACGGCGAGTACGGCACCAGGGACTTCGAGGCCACGCTCTCCCTGCTGCCGCGCACGGAAGCGGTGGCCCGGCACCTCGTGGCGTACCTGGGGGCCACAGACCTGCTGGCGAAGACCATCGTTTTCTGCGTGGACCAGGACCACGCGCTGCAGATGCGCAGTGCCCTCGCCCGGCTGCTACCGGAGCAGATGCGGGCGTACCCGGACTACGTGGTGCGGGTGGTGGCCGACGAGGGCGAGATCGGCAAGGGCCACCTGGCGAACTTCCAGGACGTGGAGAAGGTCTCGCCGGTCATCCTGACGAGTTCGAGGCTGCTCTCGACTGGCGTGGACGCCCCGATGGTCAAGAACGTGGTCCTCTTCCGCGTGGTGGGCAGCATGGCGGAGTTCAAGCAGATCATCGGCCGCGGTACCCGCGTGCGCGAGGACTACGGCAAGCTCTTTTTCACCATTATCGACTACACGGGCACGGCCACCCAGAAGTTCGCCGACCCTGAGTTCGACGGCCCGCCCATCAGCACGACGACCACCGTGCTGGGCGAGGACGGGGTGGTGGAGGAAGAAACCATCACCGAGGAACCTCAGGTGGAGGGTGCCGAACGTCCCTGGGGCCGGGAGAGCCTGAAGGAGGACGAGACCGGGGAACCGCGCAAGCTGGTGGTGCGCGGCGGCGTGCAGGTGCAGGTGCTGCACGAGACGGTGCAGGAACTCGACGCTCATGGGCGGCAACTGCGGACAGTAGAGTTCACGTCCTACGCCGCCGAGCAGGTTCGCAGTCTGTACCTGAGCGCCGAGGACTTCCGCAATCATTGGGCCGACCCGCGCAGCCGCCAGACCATCGTGGAGGCCCTGGAGGAGCGGGGCGTGGCGCTGGAACATCTGGAACAGGTCATGGGCATGGAGGAGAGCGATCCCTTCGACCTGCTGTGCCACCTGGCGTTCGGGGGGCCACTGCTCACCCGCCGGCAACGTGCGGAGGCGGCCAAGCACCGCAAGCAGGACACCCACGCCACTTTTGGCCCCCTCGCCCTGACCATCCTCGACCAGCTTCTGGACCAGTACGCCGAGCACGGCATCAACGAGCTGGGCGGAACGGCAGAGGTGTTCCGGGTGCTGCCCGCCACGCGGCACCTGAACATTCAGGAGGTCGGGCGGGCGTTTGGGGGGTTGCCGAGGCTGCGGCAGGCTCTAGATCAGCTGCCGAGGCTGATCTATGCCTGAGATCCACTTTGTTCGTCTTTAGGACGAGGCATAGGCCCAGCGCAGTTGCAGCGGAGAGACAATCGTTGCCCGTCCGTCGCCATGTGCCCAAGGCATAATCTCAAGCATAATTTAGTTATAAGCTAAATCGAGCAGCTATGGTACAGCGTTGCTTACGGGGTGTCAACCTGTATGCTTGGCCCACGTTCTGGGAGGAGCGGGACGACGATGAGTACGGCAGAGCAGATTCTGGCGCTGGTTAAAAGCCACGTGGAGGGCGACGACAAGAGGTTTTTGTCTGTTGCGTCCCAAGTCGCGGCCCGGGAAGCGCGCCAAGGTCATGTAAACGTCGCCGCCGAACTCAAGAAGCTGATTGAGCGTGCCCGCAGTGAGAATGACTCATTTACCCGCCCACAATTCCCCGTGCAGCTCACGCTGGGCACCCCACAACCCAAGGGCGAGCTGTCCCACCTGCTGTCGGTTACGGCCCCTGACGCTCGGCTGTCCCAGTTGGTGCTTCCGGAAGGAATCGAAAACCGGCTGCGGCGCATCCTTACTGAGCAGCAGCAGCAAGAACGGCTGAGACAGTACAACCTCGTTCCTCGCAGGAAGATTCTGCTTGTCGGGCCTCCTGGATCAGGAAAGACCATGACTGCACACGCGCTGGCAGGGGAGCTGCGCATTCCCCTCATGACCATCCTTCTCGAGGGCACCATCACCAAATTCATGGGGGAGACCGCTGCGAAGCTGAGGCTGGTCTTCGAGGCGATGGTGGTGCAGCGCGGAGTGTACTTCTTTGATGAATTCGACGCCATTGGAGCACGCCGCAACGCCTCCAACGACGTGGGCGAGATCAGACGTGTGTTGAATTCATTTCTTCAGTTCTTGGAACAGGATGTCTCCCACGGCCTGATCGTTGCGGCCACCAACCACGCCGAACTGCTCGACCCTGCGCTCTTTCGCAGGTTCGACGACGTGATTGAATATCAGTTGCCGGATGAGGCTCTGATTGAGCGCATCCTGAAGGAACGCCTCGCACCATTTGACACGAAGAAAGTCGCGTGGTCGAAGGTCGTAGGGGCAGCATTGGGAATGAGCCAGGCCGACGTGACCCGTGCTGCTGACGAGGCCGCAAAGCACGCGGTATTGGACGGTCATATCCGAATTGACACACCGATGTTGATGGCAGCCATTGAAGAGCGGCAGGCTTCACGGGCGTGAGAGCATAAACTGGGTGGCATCCTATGTCTGCCCCACGTGACAAGAAGCACCTGCGGCGCCCTGGTGTCGTTCGGGTTGAGGCTTTCCGGCCTGTGAGCAGACCTTTTGATGAACGTCCAGTGTCTCCTCGAAACCCACAAGCACACGCCGCCTACCTCACGACGGCCATCACCAATGCTGCCCAGCAGGCGCAGCAGCAGATGGCCCGGCGTGATGCAAACATTCAGAACGACCGTCAGGGCGTCTACCTGTCCTTCGAGCTCACGGAGGACCACAGTGATGCGTTGGACAGCTTGACAAGCACTCGTCGGCAGGCAGAACTAGCTGTATTGCGTCAGGAGGGTAATGTGACGCTGGCAACGTTCTACGTCCCGCAGGAGCATCTGGCGGGGTATCAGGAGGATCTGCTCGGAAAGGTAGCCCGGTATAGCGCGTCAGACGGACAGAGGCACCGCCCGCTCGTCACCCGCTTGAACGACGCCCACGCCAACACCCTCCGGGCAGTGTTCTCAGATGATCCTGCTCTGTTTCCCGAGCCTGGGGTTCCCATCTGGTGGGAGGTGTGGACAAGCCGGGACGGGGCATCCGCGCTGACGAGCGTGGTACGGCAGATGGAGTTACCGGTCGGGGAGGAGCACCTTACATTCCCCGACCGGGAAGTGTTTATCGTGCAGGCCACGTCCGAACGAATGGATCAGTTGTATGTGAATTCCTCGGCCATCGAGGAACTGCGGCTGGCGCTGGACTCTCCCGAACCGTTCATCGATATGCCGCGCTCGGAGCAGCAGGAGTGGACGGACGAATTGCTGGAACGGGTTTCATATGAGGCGACAGACCCCGAGGTTGCGATTCTTCTGCTGGATGGCGGAACGACGCAGGCTCACCCGCTGCTCGCCCCCTTGCTGCACGTGAACGACTGGCAGGCGTATGACCCGACATGGTCCCCCGGTGAGGACTCGCGGTTCCATGGCATTCTCGGACACGGAACGAAAATGGCAGGTCTCGCCCTGTATGGCGACTTGAGAGACGCCTTCCTCGCCACGCAACCTATCCTGATGAAGCATCGGCTGGAAGCCATGAAGGTGCTTCCCCCTACGGGACAACACCGTCCCCACCTGTTCGGCTTCGTGACACAGCAGGCGGTGGAAGGGATGGAGGTCACCAACCCCTTTCGCAAGCGGGTGATCGGGATGGCGTTGACCACGCGCCACGGAACCCGCTCCGGGCGACCCTCCTCATGGTCTGCCGCTCTCGATCAACTGGCATTCGGCAACGATGATGAGGACTACCGCCGTCTGCTTGTGGTTGCGGCAGGCAACATCCGTGACCCCATCGACCCAACTCTATATAGGGATTACACCGATTTGAACCGGGAAGTGACGAGCGAGGTCGAGAGCCCGGGGCAGGCATGGAACTCTCTGACGGTCGGGGCCTACACGGAGAAGTGCAATGTTCCGCCTCAGCTGCACGGGTACCGAGCCTACGGCACGGCGGGTGATCTCTCGCCAACAAGTCGCACTTCCTACGCGTGGGACTCCCAGTGGCCGATGAAGCCCGATGTCGTGTTCGAGGGCGGCAACTTGCTGACGGACAATGTAATAACAGACCCCCATCCTGCGGTGGCCCTGCTCACGACCCACCACGAACCTGCCCGGACCCACCTCACGGATATGGGAGACACCAGCGCGGCCACCGCGTTGGCTTCGCGGATGGCTGCCCAACTCTACGCCGAGCACCCGGTGCGCTGGCCCGAGACGATTCGGGGATTGACCGTACACTCGGCCCGGTGGACGCCCGCCATGCAGGCCCGTCTGGGGCGCACCAAGCGGGACCTCGTGGATGCAATGCGGCACTACGGGTATGGCGTGCCCGATCTGCAAAGGGCGACGTTCAGCGCCGAGAACGACGTCACCCTCATCGCCGAGGAACGCCTCCAGCCTTTTCGGCTCGAGGGGGGCGAGATGCGGTTCAATGAGATGCATTTTCATCCCCTGCCGTGGCCGAATATCGGGTTGGAGAACCTCGAAAACACGATGCTCGAATTACGGGTGACGCTCTCGTACTACATTGAGCCTAACCCCAGTGAGCGCGGCAGGAACATCCGCTATCGTTACGCCTCTCATGGTCTGCGCTTCGATCTAAGGGGCCGAACTGAGGACGAACGAACGTTCAGGCAGCGTATGAATGCTCTCGCCCGGCAAGAAGGAGGGTACAGCTCGGGAACATTTCGTCCACCACCATGGGCCATCGGCACGCAGACCCGGCAGATGGCGGGCTCGATCTTCTCCGACTGGTGGTCTGGCCCTGCCGTGGAGCTTGCGGCGTGCGACTCTATTGCGGTGTATCCGACCGGCGGATGGTGGAAGGCTAAGGCGCGTCTGCCCTATTCCGAGCGACAAGCCAGGTACAGCCTAATCGTGACGGTCAGAACCCTAGACCCCACCGCGACCATTGACATCTACACGCCGATTGCGACACTGCTTGAAGTAGAGAACATCGTAGAGACCTAAGGCTTGTTCCTGGTTTTGTAGGTGCCCAAGATCCGGTCAAGTTTCTGGCGAACAGGGGTCTACCCCGGTGGACGCACACGTTCATGGTGTAACGCGTACCGCATCAGAGGAGTGTTTTGGCCCTCCTCTTCTGTTTTGTGGTGGGAGAATGTCACTCGATGACCCGCACTCGCCCCCCCAAACTCAAGGCTGAGCAGACCACCGCCCAGCGCCTGTCCAGCGTCGTCAAGAGCGTGCGCGACATCATGCGCAAGGACAAGGGCCTCAGCGGCGACGCCGACCGCCTCCCGATGCTGACCTGGCTAATGTTCCTGAAGTTCCTCGACGACCTCGAGCACAACCACGAGGCCGAGGCCGAGTTCGAGGGCCGCCCCTACCGCCCCGTGCTCGAAGGTGTCTACCGCTGGCGCGGGTGGGCCAGGAGCGACCTGACCGGCGACGACCTCCTCGCCTTCGTGAACCAGGAGAAGTTCGAGGTCGAGCCCGGCCAGCCCATGCCCGGCCTGCTGGCCTACCTGCGCGGCCTGCAAGGGGAGGGCGCCCGCGACCGCCGCACCGTCGTCGCCGAGATCTTCCGGGGCGTGCAGAACCGCATGATCAACGGCTACCTGCTCAAGGAGGTCGTGCAGAAGCTCGACAGCCTGGACTTCACCTCCAGCGAGGAGAGCCATACCCTGGGGGCGCTGTACGAGGGGATGCTGCGGGAGATGCGCGACGCCGCCGGGGACGCGGGCGAGTTCTACACCCCCCGCGCCGTCGTGCGCTTCATGGTGACCACGCTGGACCCCCGGCTCGGCGAGACGGTGCTCGACCCTGCTTCCGGTACGGGCGGCTTCCTGGTCGAGGCCTTCGAACACCTCAAGGCGCAGGTGAAGACCACCGAGGACGCCGAGGTTCTGCAAGAGCGCAGCGTCCTGGGGGGCGAGGCCAAGCCGTTGCCCTACCTGCTGGCGCAGATGAACCTCACCCTGCACGGCATGGAGTCGCCGCAGATCGACTCGGGCAACAGCCTGCGGTTCAACCTCGCGGAGATCGGGGACCGCGAGCGGGTGGACGTGATTCTCGCCAACCCGCCCTTTGGCGGGGAGGAAGAGCGGGGCATCCAGAACAACTTCCCCGCCGACAAGCGTACCGGCGAGACAGCGCTGCTGTTCATGCAACTGATCATGCGCCGCCTGCGCCGTCAGACCCCCACTCAGAAGGGCGGACGGGCGGGCGTAGTCGTGCCCAACGGTTTCCTGTTCTCCGACGGTGTGGGCGCACGGGTCAAGCAGGAGCTGTTGGAAGACTTCAACTTGCACACCATCGTCCGGTTGCCCAACGGCATCTTCGCGCCCTACACCAGCATCCCCACCAACATCCTGTTTTTCGACCGGGGCGGCCCCACGCGGGAAGTCTGGTACTACGAGCACCCGCTGCCCGCCGGGAAGAAGAACTATTCCAAGACCCAGCCCGTGCAGTTCGAGGAGTTCGCGCCGCCGCTGGCGTGGTGGGGCAACCGAGAGGAGAACGAGCGGGCGTGGCGGGTGGACGTGAGCGCGATCAAGGCCAACAACTACAACCTGGACGTGAAGAACCCGAACGCGGCGCAGGACTTCGAGCACATGCCGCCCGAGCAGTTGCTGGCTGACATTCTGGGGAAAGAGCGGCGCATCCTGGCCTTGCTGGAAGAGTTGCAGGCCGAGCTGGGGCAGCAGGCCGGGAGTGAAGAAGTGGCCCATGCCTGAGTGGGAACGGGTGAGGTTGGGAGAGGTGTTGGAGCTGAAAATTGATGCAGTTCCGGTCGCCCCCGAGCACACTTACAAAATCTCTGGCGTCTACAGCTTCGGGCGCGGACTTATCGCCCGTGGACCTTTGTCGGGGGCAGAAACCTCTTACAAGGTCTTCCACCGCCTTCACACAGATGACTTCGTGCTCAGTCAGTTGAAGGGCTGGGAAGGGGCATTGGCACGAGTCACACCTGAGTTTGATGGATGGTTTCTTTCACCCCAGTTTCCAACGTTCCGGGTCATGCCTGATCGTCTGGACATCGAATACTTGGAGCTCTACTGCAAGCAGGCTTCCGTCTGGGACGAATTGCGGGGACAAGCCAGAGGCATGGGCGCCAGGCGGGACTCCGTTTCACCAGCACGCTTCCTTGCCCTCGACATCCCGCTCCCGCCCCTGCCCGAGCAGCGGCGCATCGTCGCCCGCGTACAGGGCCTGCTGGGGAAGGTGGAGGAGGCGCGGGGGCTGCGGGGGGAGGCCGGGAAACTTGTCGAAGCCTTTCAAACCACGCAGGCCAAAACCATCTTCGACGACCTGACTGCCACCTACCCCTCAAAGTCTTTGGGTGAAATGGCCAAACACGTAACGAGCGGTCCCCGTGACTGGGGAAGCAACTACACCGACACGGGCTGGCGCTTCTACCGGGCACAAGACCTGACTTCAGTAGGTCGGATTTCAGAGCACAACAAGGCGTTCATTGACGCGAGCAATGATCGGCCATCCGCTAGGGTGAAAGCGGGTGATTTGCTTATGGTCATTACGGGGGCGACTGTAGGACGTTGTGCTTTATTCCAGGATCTCAACGAGCCTGGGTACATCAGTCAGCATGTTGCTCTTTGTCGCCTTGATCAAGACATCATCGACCCCGAGTTTGTGCACCAGGCTTTACTGAGTCCGCTCGGGCAGAGCCAGCTTCTGGAGGGCCGTTATGGACAGGGGAAGCCCGGCCTGAACCTCGGGCAGATCAAGAATCTGCGCGTTCCTGTTCCACCTCTGAACGTTCAGCGGCAGGTCCTCTCCGAGCTGCACAAACATAGACAGAGGAGTGGAGGTCTCCGGGCGCTTGGAGCCGACTCACAAGTTGAACTCGACGCCCTCCCCGCCTCCATCCTCGCGCGGGCGTTTGCGGGGGCGCTGTAGGTGGGGCAGCAGTCCCGCTTCACCTGCCCGGACTGCGACCATCAGGCGGTGAGGGGGGCGGCGTCGGGACGGGGGAGTTCTGCCGCATGAAGACCATTCACTGCCTACTGGGTACGAAGCGCAACTCACGCTGGCATTCTGGCCCCGCCCCGGAACCCGACGGGGCTTTGTGATTCGCAGACCTGCAATCTTGCCGGAAGCTCTCAAGCTGGGCCGAAAAAGAGCGTCATGGACGCATGTGTTTTGTGCGGATTCAGAATTCACAGTCACAAAATTTTGTGGTTTCGCTGGACCTCTGGAGAGAACGTGACTCAACCTGAAGCCCGGCAGCCCAATTACGCCAAGCGTGACCGGTATGCCCGTGCCCATGAGCGGCTGACGCTGGCGCGGGGACACGGCCTACACCCTGAAAAGAAGATAGAGGTTGAACAGCGAAATGTCTGATTGTCGAGCAGAGAAAGTGTCAGAGATGAATGATGACGTGAGAGATAACGGCCTATCGATAGCTGTGC
This region includes:
- the hsdR gene encoding EcoAI/FtnUII family type I restriction enzme subunit R produces the protein MPTEADTCRTSVLPALYAAGWTDEQIKEQRTFTDGRILVQGRSAKRGRQKRVDYLLHTRRDYPIAVVEAKAEYLSPEQGLQQAIDYATVLDLPFAYSTNGRGIVEHDMLTGAERDLEAFPSPAELVNRYRAHRGLPPEVEDRLLIPYHLGDRVPRYYQAIAIQRAAEAILRGQKRLLLTLATGTGKTEIAFQVAWKLWQARWNLSGILRKPRILFLADRSILVDDPKDKAFAPFGDARHKIGGGVLNTSRELYFATYQALAEDEARPGLYRQYPADFFDLIIVDEAHRGSAGEESSWRDILEYFGAATQLGMTATPLREDTRDTYAYYGAPIYEYSLAQGIQDGFLAPYQVRRVITDVDAVGWRPTPGMKDLYGREIPDGEYGTRDFEATLSLLPRTEAVARHLVAYLGATDLLAKTIVFCVDQDHALQMRSALARLLPEQMRAYPDYVVRVVADEGEIGKGHLANFQDVEKVSPVILTSSRLLSTGVDAPMVKNVVLFRVVGSMAEFKQIIGRGTRVREDYGKLFFTIIDYTGTATQKFADPEFDGPPISTTTTVLGEDGVVEEETITEEPQVEGAERPWGRESLKEDETGEPRKLVVRGGVQVQVLHETVQELDAHGRQLRTVEFTSYAAEQVRSLYLSAEDFRNHWADPRSRQTIVEALEERGVALEHLEQVMGMEESDPFDLLCHLAFGGPLLTRRQRAEAAKHRKQDTHATFGPLALTILDQLLDQYAEHGINELGGTAEVFRVLPATRHLNIQEVGRAFGGLPRLRQALDQLPRLIYA
- a CDS encoding restriction endonuclease subunit S; translated protein: MPEWERVRLGEVLELKIDAVPVAPEHTYKISGVYSFGRGLIARGPLSGAETSYKVFHRLHTDDFVLSQLKGWEGALARVTPEFDGWFLSPQFPTFRVMPDRLDIEYLELYCKQASVWDELRGQARGMGARRDSVSPARFLALDIPLPPLPEQRRIVARVQGLLGKVEEARGLRGEAGKLVEAFQTTQAKTIFDDLTATYPSKSLGEMAKHVTSGPRDWGSNYTDTGWRFYRAQDLTSVGRISEHNKAFIDASNDRPSARVKAGDLLMVITGATVGRCALFQDLNEPGYISQHVALCRLDQDIIDPEFVHQALLSPLGQSQLLEGRYGQGKPGLNLGQIKNLRVPVPPLNVQRQVLSELHKHRQRSGGLRALGADSQVELDALPASILARAFAGAL
- a CDS encoding site-specific integrase, with the protein product MGKRANGEGTISKRTRDGKVVGWRGSVTVGHDAQGRQVRRWVSGKTQAEVQEGLRRLQSELHQGLVTPSEKLTVSAYLDQWLQNKERDQLKPNTLRSYRDSVRLHLKPLLGKKRLEKLRPLDVEQMLTQLHQAGKSPAVLAYSLRVLKMALRQAVQWQLVARNVAEAVRPPRRSKPKFHVWEASEVVHFLQVTEAHRLHAAFYLALMTGMRRGEILGLQWTDIDWERKRLQVCHNLVEVRAEGQPGKVHRGKPTVSSKRTTLQTPKTDASQRVVALSDGTLQKLREHQRRQEAERCLIGLDRTEQGFVFANELGQATEPRTLYGWYRQLVKQAGVRRIRFHDLRHTAASLMIHKGLPPKTVADRLGHTDVAFTLRVYAHLYDGQRQEAAMDLADLLPSGNGSPN
- a CDS encoding class I SAM-dependent DNA methyltransferase; amino-acid sequence: MTRTRPPKLKAEQTTAQRLSSVVKSVRDIMRKDKGLSGDADRLPMLTWLMFLKFLDDLEHNHEAEAEFEGRPYRPVLEGVYRWRGWARSDLTGDDLLAFVNQEKFEVEPGQPMPGLLAYLRGLQGEGARDRRTVVAEIFRGVQNRMINGYLLKEVVQKLDSLDFTSSEESHTLGALYEGMLREMRDAAGDAGEFYTPRAVVRFMVTTLDPRLGETVLDPASGTGGFLVEAFEHLKAQVKTTEDAEVLQERSVLGGEAKPLPYLLAQMNLTLHGMESPQIDSGNSLRFNLAEIGDRERVDVILANPPFGGEEERGIQNNFPADKRTGETALLFMQLIMRRLRRQTPTQKGGRAGVVVPNGFLFSDGVGARVKQELLEDFNLHTIVRLPNGIFAPYTSIPTNILFFDRGGPTREVWYYEHPLPAGKKNYSKTQPVQFEEFAPPLAWWGNREENERAWRVDVSAIKANNYNLDVKNPNAAQDFEHMPPEQLLADILGKERRILALLEELQAELGQQAGSEEVAHA
- a CDS encoding AAA family ATPase, giving the protein MSTAEQILALVKSHVEGDDKRFLSVASQVAAREARQGHVNVAAELKKLIERARSENDSFTRPQFPVQLTLGTPQPKGELSHLLSVTAPDARLSQLVLPEGIENRLRRILTEQQQQERLRQYNLVPRRKILLVGPPGSGKTMTAHALAGELRIPLMTILLEGTITKFMGETAAKLRLVFEAMVVQRGVYFFDEFDAIGARRNASNDVGEIRRVLNSFLQFLEQDVSHGLIVAATNHAELLDPALFRRFDDVIEYQLPDEALIERILKERLAPFDTKKVAWSKVVGAALGMSQADVTRAADEAAKHAVLDGHIRIDTPMLMAAIEERQASRA
- a CDS encoding S8 family peptidase, which produces MSRPFDERPVSPRNPQAHAAYLTTAITNAAQQAQQQMARRDANIQNDRQGVYLSFELTEDHSDALDSLTSTRRQAELAVLRQEGNVTLATFYVPQEHLAGYQEDLLGKVARYSASDGQRHRPLVTRLNDAHANTLRAVFSDDPALFPEPGVPIWWEVWTSRDGASALTSVVRQMELPVGEEHLTFPDREVFIVQATSERMDQLYVNSSAIEELRLALDSPEPFIDMPRSEQQEWTDELLERVSYEATDPEVAILLLDGGTTQAHPLLAPLLHVNDWQAYDPTWSPGEDSRFHGILGHGTKMAGLALYGDLRDAFLATQPILMKHRLEAMKVLPPTGQHRPHLFGFVTQQAVEGMEVTNPFRKRVIGMALTTRHGTRSGRPSSWSAALDQLAFGNDDEDYRRLLVVAAGNIRDPIDPTLYRDYTDLNREVTSEVESPGQAWNSLTVGAYTEKCNVPPQLHGYRAYGTAGDLSPTSRTSYAWDSQWPMKPDVVFEGGNLLTDNVITDPHPAVALLTTHHEPARTHLTDMGDTSAATALASRMAAQLYAEHPVRWPETIRGLTVHSARWTPAMQARLGRTKRDLVDAMRHYGYGVPDLQRATFSAENDVTLIAEERLQPFRLEGGEMRFNEMHFHPLPWPNIGLENLENTMLELRVTLSYYIEPNPSERGRNIRYRYASHGLRFDLRGRTEDERTFRQRMNALARQEGGYSSGTFRPPPWAIGTQTRQMAGSIFSDWWSGPAVELAACDSIAVYPTGGWWKAKARLPYSERQARYSLIVTVRTLDPTATIDIYTPIATLLEVENIVET